In Miscanthus floridulus cultivar M001 chromosome 8, ASM1932011v1, whole genome shotgun sequence, the sequence AATTGGGCGCATGTACAATAGGATCATGACAGGAAGCACAGACTTCAATGCTAAGCGTCTTAGAGTTCGAAATAGGTTTCAATGCTAAGCGTCTTAGAGTTCGAAATAGGTTTGTAGTATTACATGATAATTCCCCTTCTCTCTCATACATATAGAAGAAACGAGATCATCCTCGATTATCACCCACATTGAATTACATTGGAAAAAAAACCATTTAACCCCGCGGTAATTCGATTTCCCCTCTCCTTTGTAAAACCGGATTTTTAACCACCATTTACTTTTAAAAGCATTTATTTTTTATGCCCTGAGTGGTTTTGGACGATGACTTTGCATGAGGTGGTGCCAGGTCACTAGCGTgcagggagggagagaggagaggttAAGGGCGTCTTTGGCATGGTTTATGTCGGCTTCGGCtccatctattttgcgcaaatcgagacactgtagcgtgaagccgttttgtaagtcagggttaaaatgaactagaagccgaaaaagccagtttttctgacttcaccggctttggcttcaccggtgaagccgttttggatgagccgtgccaaagaggccctaaaccAACCTTCTATTGACAGCTTATAGGGTAGGGGTAAGTctataaatatttttttagaaaatttaTGTAATAAAAAATCCTAAAATCTATTCTAACCTTAGAAAAATTAGAGAAAATATGTTTTAGCTGAAAGTTATTAAGGTTTCATTTTTCTTAAAATCATGTTTATGGCGTCCgaattgaaattatttgaatatgATTTGgagttttttttgtttatttgctACCAGATGCTTTTGTTATCTATTATAAATAGTCTATGTTGATTAACCAAACTACAAAGAAGTCTAAGTGACACAGATTATTTTCACTAGTAGATACTCTTGTTAGCTATTATGATCAGCTTATGTTGATCAACCAAACTACATAGAAGGCTAAGCGATACGAGCTACTCTCACTAGTAGATAGTCCCGTTGTATATTATCTTTTTGTTTTTTATAAGATTTGTTTTTGTATTGTTGGGTTTGTAGATTGATATCTGCGAGCCATACCATCCACACTTTGACAGCAACACTCCATGATTTTTTCCGCTAACATGGTCATAGATAGAATCAAGTGATACTTGTGTTCGTACTAAAGGTGTGTTCAGTACAACTTATAAGTTGTTTATGGCCAAAATAAGCTAAAACTAAAAGCCGAACAACATATTTTTGCAGCCTTTTGTGGCCACACTTCTTCTCATAGGTCTGTTTGTACTAAAATTGTAGAAACTGGATCATACTAGCTTATTTTGGCCGCACATTTTCTCCACTTATGTAGCTTCTCGGGGATGCATTTCTCCCATAGCTATACTAAACaagacctaaataggattaaaTATGATGTGGTTGCATCATTACATGACACTATGTTATCATCAAAGTCACCAGAATCTTTCCATATTTTGGGTCATCTACATAGACTAATTATAATAGAACCGAGAGAATCTACTAGTAAACAAAAAGCTAAATGAGTCCATAGAAGACTCAAATAGTTTTAATTTGGACACCTTAAGATagaacatgattttagaaaaacaaTAGTTTTTTGAGATAAAATAATTTGTCTATGAGTTTTTCTAAGATTAAACCAGATTTTAGGATTTTTGATTGAATAATTTCAATGGAAAAAAATTCAAATGATAGTTGTTGTCCCATTACATCCTTAATAAACTATCAAAGAAGTCGAGTTTATCTCTTTCGTGTCTGACATGTGACAAGTGACGgactagaggggtgaatagttctttttAAAATTAATCGCACTGGCAAACCGAAATAAATATAGAATTAAAATTATCGGTCTATAcaaaactacacccctctatctaagttaacaagcaccttacaaagatcctaatatgAACAACTAAGGTGCCAGGTTAGGTAGAGCTCACCTAAATAATTCTAGTTTGCAAGGTCGCACAAaactatgcaactagtactcaaacaaccagggagctcctacacatgctagtatgcAAAGCACACAAagtctaagctcactagcaatgttcaatagcaaggctacataagccaaactatagagctcaaattacttagctacataaactaagaaATGTAACTagtaaggctacacaagccaactagTTACACAAGGGAACTACTTCTAAGCTACACAAGCAACGAgagcaactagcaagctactcaagctaactagttacaaaagagcaacaacacaagaacATTATATGAAGAGTAATGCAAGCTTGTGTTGGGAGTAAGCCAACCAACGGGATGGACAATGTTGACATGATAATTTTTATCTCAAGGTTCGGTGGCTTACCAATGATCTactccccgttgagacaagctcaaggttgccgccggtcctcttggtAGTGGTGACCCTCAAGTCACACTTCCACGTGGAGTGCTCACCACGAGCTCTAGCACTTCACCCGGTCAGACCACTTGACACTCTTCACAtctcgctcaactagagttgctcttcgggTCTCACTCCCACAGGGTGagtacaatacccctcacaaagctcttctccagagcaccgcacaagcttcttgtgggcttcacgACAAAGACACGCAGGTGGCAACCTCAAGAGCAAGCACCACCGGAGACATCTGAAACTGTAGAGCGCTTCTCAGAAAAGTCTTGATATTGCCATCGCTCCAGGATGCCATCAGAGAAGAACTCAATCGTATCATAGTCAGAGACATCTGAAACTGTGGAGCGCTTCTCGAAAAAACAACGATAATACTCCCGGAGTGACTCATTGGGTAGTTTGCAGTTTCTGAGCTCATTCCGATTACTCAGACGAGTAAGGACTCCTGCAAAATTCTCGACAAATAGGGCTTTGAGATCTTCCCAAGTATCAATTGAGCCCTTACAAAGCTTGTTAAACCACTGAACCAGAACGGACTCGAGCGCCATTGGGAAGAAGAGAGCTTTAGCATCATTAGTGCCTCCCGCCAACTCACAGGTTGTAGAATAGACACATAGCCACTGCTTTGATTCTGTCTTTCCATCGTACTTTGAGTAGTTGGACGGTTTAAATTTATGAGGAAGTGGGACAGACTTTAGTCTATTTGAAAAACGGGGGAAACCATCCATGACGGTCCTTCCCTGTAAGCAGATTCTGCACCGCCTTCCCTGTTGCTAAGGCGGTTGCGAAGATCTTCGGGGTCAAGGTTGTTCCGACTACCTCCTTGCTGATACCCTTGACTTTGATGAACCCGGTTTTCATGTTGACGGGGAGCTGGATTCCTCTGGTCTTGAGCAGGGGGGTCTTGCATAGAGGCCGAATTACGCCCCTTAAGCTACATAACAGCAGACTGTAGAAAAACTAGAAGTCTTTCATCATCTTGACTAGGATTTGTCCTGGCTACAAGGGCATTCTCAACTGCCATAATGTTCGCAAGTGGAGTAGTATAGACATTGTGTCCCACCATCTGGATGAAATCTGGCTCCAAATTATGGGAGAGTCCTTCCCAAACTTGATTGCGATCGCGATTGGCATTGCGCTGGTGCTGAGCGTCAGCTGTGGTCACGCTTGGCCTTATCCTCAAGGTTTCTTCGAGCAATTTCATCTTCATACTCCTTGAGAGCTGCGTGATAGTGGCGCATAGCTTCCTTGCGGTGTTCAGCTAGTTGCTTGCGAGCCGCCTTGGCTTTATTCCTCTTCAATCGAGCTGCTTTATCTTGATCAGTTTCATTGGGAATTTTAGAATCTTCATCCGTGACCATACTCAGAGTTTCATCATCCGGGTGAACATCCGGCTGCTGCGGAGGATGCAGCGGTTGGCGCATCATGAAGAtttccctgctgtggctacagcaGAGAGTACTATCCATCCCTGATTCTGCAGTATCTGCGCTAGCTAGAATTTCTGTAGAACCTTCCTCGTCAATGGTGGGTAGCGGAGAACCTTCTTGGAACGGTAGCTGAGAGAGCATACTGACTACTCTGGAAGAGGACGATGTATCCTGGAAGGGCCAGTGCACAATGTTGCCTTCTGGAGTAGATGTGAATACAAGGCCCTAGAGAGCACCTTCGAGAGGGACTTGTTGGCGAAGAATAGGCATACCCAAATACAACTCCTGATAGATGGAGGTTGAATTCTGCAATCTGAGAGGAAACTGAAATGGGACGCCTGAAGTAGAGTCCGAGTACAACTCGAACTTGAACAATTTTCAAATCCGTGTGGAGTCAGAAAttgaaaaatctaaaattttctCAACGAGTTCATCCATCGTGTCTTTAGATTAAACTAGAGAAACTTGATCTTCTAGAGTCTCCATGAGGCGGGCCTGCAGAATGCCGCCATCATCCGCCACACAGACCTAAGAAGCAAACACAAACTCAGAACCTGGCGAGAAATTCATCTTGATGTCGAGGTTTGTCAAGCTCACGAgcgcaaattcgccgaaagcccctacttgGTGCGTAGTCGGAGTTTGATGACCGACAACCTATCAGGAGATTACCCGGGACAGTGTTTGAAGGGCTTCGACATAAGTTGAATTCGACGCTTAGCATaaaagacaacgatttatactggttcagaccctcgtaatcgagtaatagcctttacgtctaGTCGGCATGATGCCTTTTGTGTGATTGTATGATTGAGTTGATTGTACAAGGGGTACCAcctgcctctctttatatagtccagagggTAGGGCGGCTTAATCTAGTCCTAGTCGATTACTATTGGagagtcctagtcctattacATAGACTACTTTCTCTAAATGTCTGACTAGGTTGGTTCTTCAATACTTGGAGATCACGTCACCTTGTTTCGTGTATTCAAGCAAACCTTGGGCCGGCCTAGTGAAAgtccctagtttagttttggataattgatgaaaccctaagtactaatcTTTATCTTGAGTGTTGTGATATGAGCAAGGTTGGTTCATACCAAGTGGTGGAGCCTAGATGAttatggtggatggagatgaccaAAAGTGATCAAGTGCGTCACTtttggagaaaagaagaaagagaaaaacaaaaatgggctcaaggcaaaggtataacctatagagcTATTTTTGGTTTGGACTCAagacaccatatagggtgagttatttaggattgatagccgtactattaagaggggaaatTCTTCGGGAATTATGgttgtcaagtgccactaggtgatgttgATCATACATATGCATTAGAACCTACTGAGCTAACTAATTAATCCTTGgaaaatactttggaaaatgcTAACATACGTGCACAAGTGTTTGATACATCTTGGTGTTAGCACATGAGAGCAAGAGATCGAAATCGCGcttgaaagaagagaaagaagtgcGTCGGACAGAGCGTTGGACACGGAGGTCTCAACGTCTGATGGTTAACCCTAATGGCACAGTAAGGACAGAGAGCAGCGCGGGCGTCGGATGGTGACGTTGCCGCGTCCGACGGTCGGCTCCCGTAGAGGCAGAGGCGCACGCGCAGTGTCAGACAAAGAGGAAACAGGGGCATCAGACAAAACGGGAACACTGTTCCTCCCTGTCCGACGCCACTTGGTTCGAGCGAGCGCACGGTGGAGCGACACGTGGAGGCATCGGACCGGATGGTCTATCCGACGGTCCACGTCGGACGCGTGTCCGATGAAAGTGACCTCTCTAGTACCTCTCTGAAAAGCGTCGGACGGCGCGGGGCATTTTGTCCGATGACACGTCCGACGATCTGGTTGAGTGCACGGTAATGACTCGATTTGAACTTGGACATGTGGCGCAATGCAGCTGGTCGAGGGAAGGCATTGGACAAGGGACTGTTTTGTCCAACGCCCCCGTATTTCTTGTCTGATGGTCGATTTCGGTGACTAACGGCTATGTGAGCCCTTAGGGCTCTATATATTGACTTTGGTCGGCTCTAGCTCACACCCTTGGATATTTTTACATGTGATACATCCCTTTGAGCTGAGCAaactccctcccactcatctctcttgcttgattgtgaatccaaagtgagattgagtgcatcctagtgcatttgcttgagtgatagcatctagtggcacttggggatcgttttgCCGGtggatttcttattactcttggtgattaccGTCACTTAGCCGGCTTAGAGGATTGAAGGAGGATTGGCAAGATTGGTGATTGTTCTTGGCCATCTCcattgattgtgaggggttcttgtaccttccctggcggagcgccaaaggcaactctagtggattgcgcgtgtcattgagttacctcactttggggtaggttcttgtggcgcctatTGAGAgcctaggtgtgtgatacctattagccaccgaaccaccaagtgttggtcgacataacaggactagcttgccggcaagcaagtgaacctcaggagaaaaacatTGTGTCTCTTGTGattggcattctctcggtgattaaTTGGTTGTCATTGgtcttcatattgtgattggcttcatcatcttcaccacgtCGGTATAAAAGatcactacctctcttgtattacattcctAGTTGTGCTAAgccctttagtgtaattagttttgagggCTAGCTTACTTTCTTGCAaagtagtttggttagtgagactCTATAGTTactctttgagagctcactaacttagtggtagtgacttatCCATTGTGTGACATAGAGATAATAAttgactagaattgttggataggtaacTTGCAACACTCTCACTAGGCTAGGCAAAATTGCATTGCgccatttgttgtactaatcaaatTGGTCTAGTGATTTTGTAGATTTtaaattaggctattcaccccctctctagccaattaggacctttcaagtggtatcagagccgtggtcaccggtaGAATCAAGGCTTAACATCCTTTGGTGTaaatatggctcaagttgtgttcaaccatgtggggggcaaaccaccgttctttgatgacaCAAGTTCctttgattattggaagagaaagatgagaatgtatcttggttcaatccaTGAGAAGGTGTGGGATGTGGTGGAGAATGAATTTGTCATGCTCAATCCCATGAATCTCACCGACAatgacaagatcaacaagcaatacaatacaatggctctcaacaccatatacaatggtattaattcaaaggtgtttgagcaaatcaaggatcttGACCTGGCTAGTCAAGGAGACATATGAGGGCACAAAAGTTGTGAAGAGTGCCAAGATTTATATGCTCAAGAATCAACTCAACAActtcaagataaaggatgatAAAACCATTCTGGAGTTGTTCTATAGATTGCAAGTCATCATCAATGATCTCAAGAGCTTGGGTGAGAAGACCAAAGATGAAGATTTTAGTCACAAGTTCTTGATGTGTCTACCAAAGAGATTCAAGACATTGAGAACCATCCTATTTAGAGGAGGCTTGGAGGGTGTGTCTCCAaatgaggtgcttgatgatgtgATGACCAAGGACCAatacaatgatgatgaggaagatgagaagaaggatgaggacaataagaagaagagtgtagtaTTCAAGGCTACTtcatcatcctccaagaacaagggcaaaggcaaggccaagaaggaagaatcaagtgatgaagagctctccaatgatgatagtgatgatgaggcactagctctctttgtgcgcaagtttggcaagttaatgaagaagaagggctatggtgcaaggaaGAGGAGAGACAACTTCAAGAGCAAAGACTTTGTGAGGAGGTGCTACAAATGCAACAACACCGATCATCTTATGGTGGATTGTCctcaagctagtgatgatgaaaatgagaagaagaaggacaataaggaaaagaaggaaaagaaagagaagaagacgagcttcaccaagaagaagaaggtggatcTTATGTGGTGACATGTGATAGTGATGCTTCTTCAGATGATGATTCAAATGGTGATGATAAGAAGACATCCAAGAAGAAGGCATTGGCTTCTACTGCTATCAACAACAAGCCATCTCTATTTGACtcaccatcatgcttcatggctaagtccaccaaggtaaaatatgatgttagtgatgatgatgatgatgctagagaTGATAGtaataatgatagtgatgatgatgaacccaccgtAGAACAACTCATGGACATGCTAGAACAAGCTAAATCACTTATTAGCTCTAAGAGTAAGAAGTGTAAAGAGTTGTCTAAGAAGTTGAAAGCTCTTGAACAATCCTTTAATGAGATAAGTGCTTCTCATGAGTGTataaaggaagaccatgaggacCTTAAAGTGGCTcacactaagcttgaaaaggctcactcctcactCCAAGAGCAAAATTAGAATAAGGTTGTTGTAGCATGTGATGTGGGCATAACATGTGACATAATCAATGAATCTTTCTATGAACCCATTGTTATTGCTCTCACTAATGCTACAAGTTCATcatccacatccaccaccaccacttctaTCTCCActactagtgatggtttcacttatgatgcctcactaatggttgagaatgagactctcaagagAGAGGTGGATAAGCTCACTCTtcccttaggcaatgcctataaAGAAGATGCCCGcctgctaaagtgcttgggtagccaaagattttccttGACCAAAgaaggattgggctataccccaagaaaggcaaggtggcctttgtcactcccaaagctagctttgtggagggcaatggtcagttttgtaatagatgcaagcaagttgggcacatAGAGCAACATTGCATTaaaagcaagaacaagaacatTGCTTTCACTAATGCTCATGCAATCCattttgattcttgttatatgcttacCAATGGAGAGAaaggtgtgaaagctaagttcattggtaatcCAAAggagggctcaaagaagaaagccatttgggctCCAAAGGCCttagttactaaccttcaaggacccaaacaagtaTGGGTACCTAAGAAACATTAAAttgttttgtaggtcaattacaaagccggagggaggcattgtgttcttgatagtgggtgctcTCAACACATGACCAAAAATGCtagaatgtttaactcaatcaactCAAGTGGCAATAgttgttatgatagtatcacatttgggataatagcaaaggcaaggtcatgtggcttggtaagattgctatatcaaatgacgagcatttccaatgtgctactagtagagagcttgaacttcaatcaaTTGTTGGTAGCTCAACTTTATGACCTAggcttcaagtgcatatttggtattgatgatgtagagatcataagtgtagatagatctaatttgatattcaaaggatttagatatgagaacctCTACTTAGTGGCTTCAATGCTAGTGAGACACAATTATCAACATGCTTGCTCattaagtctagtatgggttggctttggcatagaaggcttggtcatgttggaatgaacaaTTGAACAAACTAgtgaagcatgacttagttagaggcttgaaagatatcacttttgagaaagataaactttgtagctcttgtcaagccgacaaacaagttggaaatacccatcctaagaaaagcataatgagcacttgcaaggcatttgagttgttgcacatagaTCTATTTGGCCCAACCACTTACACAAGCATTGGGGTaagcaaatatggatttgtgatagtggatgatttcacaagatatacatgggtcttctttctagttgataagagtgatggatATGCTACCTTCAAAACATTTGTCAAGAGATGTCACAATGAATttaaaacaacaatcaagaaagtgagaagtgacaatggtagtgagttcaagaatacaagagttgatgagttatgtgatgaatatggcattagacatcaattcttggctaaatACACACCTCAATCCAATGGCTGAAGAATAGAACTCTTATTGACATGGTAAGATTAATGCTAAGTGAATATGATGTGAGTAactcattttgggccaaagcaatcacaCGGCATGCTACTACATCAATAGACTCTATTGCCAtctcatgatggagaagacaccatatgagctcttgaatggaagaaagcccaatattgtatactttcgggtctttggttgcaaatgctacatattgaagaaggGCACTAGATTGACCAAATTTGAGAAGAAATATGATGAgggattcttgcttggatactcaactactagcaaggctaatagagtttggaatttggctagtggtacactTGAGGAAGtccatgatgtagaatttgatgaagcCAATGGAtctcaagaacaagaagaaaatCTAGATGATGTTAGAGGATCTCAATTGGTGAATGCAATAAAGAACATAGacattggtgacataaggccAAGAGAGGTAGTGCACATTAAAGATGATAAAGATCAAGTGCTTTCCTCtccaaatgtgcaagctagtggttgtCAAGTGCAAAATCAACAAGTGGCAAGCTCATCTCAAGTGCATCAATCAAgtgatcaagctagtgcaagcaatcaagttcaaatgCACCAACCcactaatgttgcaagagatcatcccctAGAtcatatcattggtgatattacaagtggtgtgcaaacaagatcaacaTTGGCATCCTTTTGTGAACATtactcatttgtatcatccattgagcccaccaagatagaagaagctttgaatgatgttgattgagttaatgctatgcatgaagaactaaacaacttcacaaggaacCAAGTTTGGGAATTGATAGAAAGGCCAAAGAACTACAATGtgattggtaccaagtgggtgtttagaaacaagcaagatcaagatggcatagtggtgagaaacaaagcaagattggtagcacaagtgaaaggtccttgtttggttttggtaattgagtgacaacctaggtggactaatatgtgtttatgtgagatacacaggagaTTAGTCCACATATGattatgtgatgaaggagctcattgcatatgagacatgatattgagtcatgtgactaaggtggagaagatcaagatgaggcttggcttgatggacaggttgtaagtgtgaagggcaagtcggaggctttgaagCACTGGACCACGTGGTGAGAAGCTTGAGCAAAgatttggcgccgatggaccaatgcaacggtgaagagcaagtgagatcaagatcgatgaaccaataaggtcacatgatgatatgaagtggatcatatcatttgttgatcgtgttggtgcatgtgttgcatcaacattggagatgaaatggaatggaatgcgcaaggcaaatgtataacctatcgggtatttcatttcatcggttataggtgtgtagagaagattatgaccgggtttaggatagatagccgtactataaagaggggaaatcttttagTTGcaacggttatctagtgccaccaAGTGTGAGttcatttgcatatgcattgcgCTTAGTGACGTGGTGAGGTGCAAGAGAAAAGCCTTTCAAAATgattgaaaaatgctaactcacaCACTTGACACGTTGGTACACTTGGTGGAGTTGAGCACATTTGAAAAGGCCATGAAAATGGAGTTTGGTGAGCTAATTCTAGAATTCCTGGAATTTCCAAGCTTGTCTCGGAATATCTGAGATGGTCGGAATATCCAAAGAAATTTCCGACCGGGGTTCTCTGTTAGAAATAATTATTTCAACTTGGATATTCCAAACGTGCTTGGATATTCTGAATCTGGACGAACGCGCCTGGATATTCAGAGCCTGGATGAACGCGCTTGGATATTCCAAGGCGCTTGGATATTCTAGACCTGGACGATTTTTGACCATTGGCGCTAGACGCTCCAAAATATATTCAAAGCGGGCTTGGATATTCTGAGGTGGGATTTAACCGTTAGCTATGTATGCTCTAAAATATCCGAGGTGGGTTGGATATTCCTCCATGCTTGGTGCCAAGTCTTGAGGAGAGATTAAGAGCCCTTTGTGGGTGTGGATGAGAGATTGAAGATCcacctcctccccttcctctccctctcatgCTTGGTGCTAATTTGAGTGAGGGATTGAGAGCCTAGTGTGTGTGCATTTATGATTTGCATTTGGTGGCACTAGGTAATCTTTATGATtggggatttcttgttactcttgatgattgtcatcacctagatggcttggtggattGGTGACCCTAGTTAAGTGAATGATAGTGAAGGATGAGTGTGAACTACCAAAACTAACTACTGATAACAAGCTACTCTAGAGATAGCTAAGTGGGAGAGTGAGTGATTAATCTTTCTAGTAACTTAGCTAAACAAATAACTAGGTGAGATTCGATAGTACTTCGGGGCATAGCTCACCTACCAACTAGGAAGTTAAATAAACAAGGTCTGTCatgagccctacgatttaataactagacctaacaTGGGGGAATACAGAGGACGGACAAGGCTGTCATCACTTGCCAATTACCCCAATCTATCCGGAGACCTAGCCGTATCCAcaagtaatctatagcctaagcaccacgcttaatctacagCCTTACTACTTTGATCCGAGCTCCagtgaaatgagatcaaagtacCCTAACCAGACGGTAGAACCGGTACTAACGGATAACTACTAATGAAatgataacctatgctactaatgccaaacaaacaagcacctaagctcactaatgacttaacactaatgactaaggcctagaatgtaaatcaagcaaatactagaataaagtactaaaagtaaatattgaataaagtaaatgctaaatgaaagaatACAAGAGAGCTTTACCAAA encodes:
- the LOC136468519 gene encoding uncharacterized protein, which translates into the protein MAQVVFNHVGGKPPFFDDTSSFDYWKRKMRMYLGSIHEKVWDVVENEFVMLNPMNLTDNDKINKQYNTMALNTIYNVKETYEGTKVVKSAKIYMLKNQLNNFKIKDDKTILELFYRLQVIINDLKSLGEKTKDEDFSHKFLMCLPKRFKTLRTILFRGGLEGVSPNEVLDDVMTKDQYNDDEEDEKKDEDNKKKSVVFKATSSSSKNKGKGKAKKEESNDDSNGDDKKTSKKKALASTAINNKPSLFDSPSCFMAKSTKVKYDVSDDDDDARDDSNNDSDDDEPTVEQLMDMLEQAKSLISSKSKKCKELSKKLKALEQSFNEISASHECIKEDHEDLKVAHTKLEKAHSSLQEQN